The following are encoded in a window of Francisella tularensis subsp. tularensis genomic DNA:
- the lipA gene encoding lipoyl synthase, giving the protein MKEISGIKVKVESGSKYTTDHGFHAVKDGIRNKKENAVHVRKPDWLKVQKQDSKEYLKVKSITKKHKLSTVCEEARCPNINECWSHGTATIMLMGSVCTRACKFCSVDTGNPKGWLDKDEPMNAAESVKLMGLEYVVLTSVDRDDLEDGGAGHYAATITAIKNLDENIKVEALTPDFAGINENIDKIINTKVDVIAQNIETVERLTHPVRDPRAGYWQTLNFLKYVKQKSPNVLTKTSIMVGLGETDEEIYKTMDDARSVGVDIITLGQYMQPTKHHLSVERFVTPQQFEEYRKVGLEKGFLEVASGPMVRSSYRADRVFKRNNLDL; this is encoded by the coding sequence ATGAAAGAAATATCTGGCATAAAAGTTAAAGTTGAAAGTGGCTCTAAGTACACTACCGATCATGGTTTTCATGCTGTCAAAGATGGTATTAGAAATAAGAAAGAAAATGCTGTGCATGTACGTAAACCAGATTGGTTGAAAGTGCAAAAACAAGATTCTAAAGAATACCTAAAAGTTAAATCCATTACAAAAAAACATAAACTTTCAACAGTTTGTGAAGAAGCAAGGTGCCCTAATATTAATGAGTGCTGGTCTCATGGTACAGCAACAATTATGTTAATGGGGAGTGTATGTACTAGAGCTTGTAAATTTTGTTCTGTAGATACAGGTAATCCAAAAGGTTGGTTAGATAAAGATGAACCTATGAATGCTGCTGAAAGTGTAAAGCTCATGGGACTTGAATATGTTGTATTGACATCTGTAGATCGTGATGATTTAGAAGATGGTGGTGCTGGACACTATGCAGCGACTATTACAGCTATCAAAAATCTTGATGAGAATATTAAAGTAGAAGCATTGACTCCGGATTTTGCTGGTATTAACGAAAATATTGATAAAATCATAAATACAAAAGTAGATGTAATTGCACAAAATATCGAGACTGTAGAGCGCTTGACTCATCCAGTACGTGATCCACGTGCAGGGTACTGGCAAACATTAAATTTCTTAAAATATGTTAAACAAAAATCACCAAATGTGCTTACTAAAACTAGTATTATGGTAGGTTTAGGTGAGACTGATGAAGAAATTTACAAAACTATGGATGATGCGCGAAGTGTTGGAGTTGATATAATAACGCTTGGGCAATATATGCAACCAACAAAGCATCATTTGAGTGTTGAGAGGTTTGTGACACCACAACAATTCGAAGAGTATCGCAAAGTGGGTCTCGAAAAAGGCTTCTTAGAAGTGGCATCAGGGCCTATGGTAAGATCAAGCTATAGAGCTGATAGAGTTTTCAAAAGGAATAATTTAGATTTGTAA
- the elbB gene encoding isoprenoid biosynthesis glyoxalase ElbB: MAKVAVVLSGCGYLDGSEIHETVLTILALEKQGVEWQGVALNRDQKQVINHLHQSVDSKASPRNILEESARITRGNVIDIADADSDDYDAIIFPGGFGAAKNIMDFAFVGNDSYQMDEEVLKFARAFYLADKPAGYICIAPLMIPLVYPEGTKATVGTDENTTAILAKKGAEAIIMDATDICVDESVKIVSTPAYMCARNILEAAQGIEKLVEKVVSYI, translated from the coding sequence ATGGCAAAAGTAGCGGTAGTATTATCTGGATGTGGTTATCTCGATGGTTCAGAAATACACGAAACTGTATTGACAATATTAGCATTAGAGAAACAAGGAGTAGAGTGGCAAGGTGTTGCGCTAAATAGAGATCAAAAGCAGGTGATTAATCATTTGCACCAATCTGTAGATAGCAAAGCATCACCGCGTAATATTCTTGAAGAATCAGCACGCATTACTAGAGGTAATGTCATTGATATAGCTGATGCAGATAGTGATGATTATGATGCGATAATCTTTCCAGGTGGTTTTGGAGCAGCTAAAAATATTATGGATTTTGCTTTTGTTGGCAATGATAGTTATCAAATGGATGAAGAAGTTCTAAAATTTGCTCGAGCTTTTTATTTAGCTGATAAACCCGCTGGTTATATATGTATAGCACCGTTGATGATACCGTTGGTATATCCAGAGGGCACAAAAGCTACTGTTGGTACAGATGAAAATACCACAGCTATATTAGCAAAAAAAGGTGCTGAAGCTATAATTATGGATGCTACAGATATTTGTGTTGATGAGAGTGTCAAAATCGTATCAACACCAGCATATATGTGTGCAAGAAATATCTTAGAGGCAGCTCAAGGGATTGAAAAATTAGTAGAAAAAGTAGTTAGTTATATTTAG